The following are encoded in a window of Rubellicoccus peritrichatus genomic DNA:
- a CDS encoding ABC transporter ATP-binding protein yields the protein MRNAIIEAKNLSKSYRLGYVGAGSLREEMERFWRSFRNTEKKASGSKNDVWALKDVSFEINPGEITGIIGSNGAGKSTLLKILSRVTEPTSGEATIRGRTASLLEVGTGFHPELSGRDNAFLSGSIMGMTNNEIRSKFDEIVAFAEIEKFIDTPVKRYSSGMYVRLAFAVAAHLDPEILFVDEVLAVGDIQFQRKCIEKMRDLTRSGKTILFVSHNLYTLQTLCTRGIFLRNGKIENDGNMADVLSYYRASIGAKAESDSNSDLKGSSALEITEWKLNGKSERLVTANDVFALDINWTLNVKEATTVYFGISIRTAEGLWLCGLSTFLEKKPTMLTPGVHTSGIHLPAIDLPSGSYFIQMSVMDEQGLASHVNIATAGVINVTRRSVFMGMIGLPHQWS from the coding sequence ATGAGAAACGCAATTATCGAGGCTAAAAATCTATCAAAAAGCTACCGACTCGGTTACGTTGGCGCTGGCAGCTTGCGTGAGGAAATGGAGCGCTTTTGGAGATCTTTCAGGAATACGGAGAAAAAAGCCAGTGGATCAAAAAACGATGTGTGGGCCCTTAAGGATGTTTCTTTTGAAATAAACCCTGGAGAAATTACTGGTATCATTGGCAGCAATGGCGCAGGTAAATCCACGCTTCTTAAAATACTCTCGAGGGTGACCGAACCGACTTCAGGTGAGGCAACCATTCGTGGAAGGACCGCCAGCTTACTTGAAGTCGGTACTGGCTTTCATCCGGAACTATCCGGACGTGACAACGCCTTCTTGAGTGGCTCGATCATGGGAATGACAAACAACGAAATCCGCAGCAAGTTTGACGAAATTGTGGCGTTCGCGGAAATCGAGAAATTCATCGACACTCCTGTTAAACGCTATTCAAGTGGGATGTATGTTCGGCTAGCATTTGCAGTCGCAGCACATCTCGATCCTGAAATATTATTTGTGGATGAAGTCCTCGCCGTAGGCGATATACAATTCCAACGCAAATGCATCGAAAAGATGCGGGACCTTACTAGATCCGGGAAAACCATTCTCTTTGTCAGCCACAACTTATACACACTACAAACGCTTTGCACCCGGGGAATATTCCTTCGCAACGGAAAAATCGAAAATGATGGCAACATGGCTGACGTTTTGTCTTACTATCGTGCCTCTATAGGGGCAAAGGCAGAGTCAGACAGTAATTCAGACCTTAAAGGTTCAAGTGCATTGGAAATTACAGAGTGGAAACTCAACGGAAAGTCCGAACGTTTAGTGACTGCCAACGATGTATTCGCTCTGGATATTAATTGGACCCTGAACGTCAAAGAGGCCACCACAGTCTACTTCGGAATTAGTATTAGAACAGCCGAAGGGCTTTGGCTATGCGGACTCAGTACATTTCTGGAAAAGAAACCAACAATGCTCACACCAGGAGTGCACACCAGTGGCATTCATCTCCCAGCAATTGACCTTCCATCTGGTTCTTATTTCATCCAAATGAGTGTGATGGATGAACAAGGCCTAGCATCACACGTAAACATTGCCACCGCAGGGGTCATCAATGTTACCAGAAGAAGTGTATTCATGGGCATGATTGGCTTACCGCATCAATGGAGCTAA
- a CDS encoding sulfotransferase: protein MRSGSSLLSNILSSNNGLCGYGETHRVYTRQEDLIDLSFDLCIKSDVLPTPRLVYFDKILHDYIEDESYYSLPNILFLFLIRDARDTACSTQRMFMRENENPNQMTLDYTRDRSKKLQSILNQIKIKKNIAALRYEDLVKHPNKTLTALRHFIGLSEALTPDYKRSWHTGVKGLGDSSDAIKTGKIVKAQGALNSTLPEEIQLSCEQSQRPLVQELENQGFFLNI from the coding sequence ATGCGCTCAGGAAGCTCCTTACTCTCTAACATTCTATCCAGTAACAATGGACTTTGCGGCTATGGAGAAACCCATCGCGTATACACCAGACAAGAAGACCTGATTGATCTTTCTTTCGACTTGTGTATTAAGTCCGATGTCTTGCCAACACCAAGACTCGTATACTTCGACAAAATCCTCCATGACTATATCGAAGACGAATCATACTATTCATTGCCTAATATTTTGTTTCTCTTCCTCATTCGCGATGCGCGTGACACAGCATGCAGCACCCAAAGAATGTTCATGAGAGAAAATGAGAACCCCAATCAAATGACACTTGATTACACCCGAGACCGCAGCAAAAAGCTTCAATCTATTCTTAATCAAATTAAAATTAAAAAAAATATAGCTGCTCTAAGATATGAAGACTTAGTCAAACATCCAAACAAAACATTAACAGCACTAAGGCATTTCATTGGTTTATCCGAAGCTCTCACACCAGATTATAAAAGAAGCTGGCACACCGGTGTTAAAGGACTTGGCGATTCCTCGGATGCAATTAAAACCGGTAAAATCGTCAAAGCACAAGGTGCCTTAAATTCGACCTTACCCGAAGAAATCCAGCTCTCCTGCGAACAGTCCCAACGCCCTTTAGTCCAGGAACTTGAAAATCAAGGCTTCTTCCTCAACATATAA
- a CDS encoding DUF6625 family protein — protein MDKQTNVAIIDVWLGPWPIWTQAWLLSCYHNPTINWLVFCEEPPPNAKDYPNVSFIPISNAEFENRASKILGFDCKIPRAHKICDYRPLYGLIFEEELKGFDFWGWGDNDIIWGDIRKFITEERLTKYDILTGLRCCIAGQFTIIRNTRKTNFLWQKVPEYKEKLLGSDKSANVCERGINEVLLPIEKSGDIKVWRRQLQTTDIYCEPWDKWALQVEAEDPSEDLSYRWSYGPCHWRKGQLFDTTSGEEFMFFHFQHWKGAFKTLPPVYCPLDTARIDIDTTGIWPVFEKNSIIRQAQTYLHQSPAFLKNPKLLRERLGLHRGRYRTNKAASDS, from the coding sequence ATGGATAAGCAAACTAATGTCGCCATCATTGACGTCTGGTTAGGTCCTTGGCCCATCTGGACTCAGGCATGGCTTTTAAGCTGCTATCACAATCCTACCATCAACTGGCTGGTCTTTTGTGAAGAACCTCCACCCAATGCCAAAGACTATCCGAATGTCAGCTTTATTCCCATATCCAATGCTGAATTCGAAAATCGTGCCTCAAAAATACTCGGATTCGATTGCAAAATTCCGCGGGCGCACAAGATCTGTGATTACAGACCACTCTATGGCCTTATTTTTGAAGAGGAATTGAAAGGGTTCGATTTCTGGGGTTGGGGCGACAATGATATTATATGGGGAGACATTCGTAAGTTCATCACTGAAGAACGCTTGACTAAGTATGACATTTTGACAGGCCTTCGCTGTTGTATCGCCGGACAATTCACTATCATTCGAAACACACGGAAGACCAATTTCCTTTGGCAAAAGGTTCCGGAATATAAGGAAAAACTACTCGGATCAGATAAAAGCGCGAACGTATGCGAGCGAGGCATCAATGAGGTACTCTTGCCTATCGAAAAGAGTGGCGATATTAAAGTATGGCGCAGGCAACTTCAGACCACGGATATCTACTGTGAGCCCTGGGACAAATGGGCACTTCAGGTTGAAGCAGAAGATCCAAGCGAAGACCTTTCCTACCGTTGGAGTTACGGACCATGCCACTGGCGAAAAGGACAACTCTTTGACACAACATCAGGTGAAGAATTCATGTTCTTCCATTTTCAACACTGGAAAGGAGCCTTCAAAACACTTCCACCCGTTTACTGTCCGTTGGACACTGCGAGAATAGATATAGATACGACAGGTATTTGGCCAGTTTTTGAAAAGAACAGTATCATTCGTCAGGCTCAAACTTACCTCCATCAATCACCAGCCTTTCTTAAAAACCCAAAACTTCTTCGCGAAAGACTTGGGCTTCATCGTGGTCGCTATCGGACTAATAAAGCTGCATCCGACTCCTAA
- a CDS encoding glycosyltransferase family 4 protein, with the protein MPKAHYIFALPEWLPKLGGLATFYVQLGKLFCEQGIEVTVLVAQKDLDTSGWPGLRIVNLEKAKNQWRGELSKFLPEDWSLSSYALAHGFAIRDWLIANTKADDKNIVFAAEFLGYASILCDEKLPPIIVTAHGSIGQMEKNSQEQLGAGDIDFIRSLESESLLRADVATAYSPSNAKEWTKALRQEITFVPPPFILPGRLEKQSSGKEIKGIVVGRLQDWKGAIVLAQALEKLPDTLPLSIDWIGADTQSSPKGESMAKWLESEFPKVWARRFNWLGPLPRNEVAQRQSEADFALIPSNWDTLNFTALEAMSAGTPVIISTAAGASYLVESGHNGFVFPAGDADALNKILMQLTNEPSTLIDCGIKARSTMEAQFKPDEIVRRYSELAENAKEAAANPLAYLRKGGTATALSSIIDTLSSGNDLPKRGGRELFSALTQKLGNRIGF; encoded by the coding sequence ATGCCTAAAGCGCATTACATTTTCGCATTACCAGAATGGCTGCCTAAGCTTGGCGGACTCGCTACCTTCTATGTGCAATTGGGAAAACTCTTTTGTGAACAAGGTATAGAGGTAACGGTACTTGTTGCGCAAAAAGATTTAGACACATCCGGATGGCCGGGGTTACGAATTGTCAATCTGGAGAAAGCCAAAAATCAATGGCGCGGCGAACTTTCCAAATTCTTGCCTGAAGATTGGTCACTATCATCCTATGCCCTAGCTCATGGCTTTGCCATACGAGATTGGCTGATTGCCAATACTAAAGCCGACGATAAAAACATCGTTTTTGCAGCAGAGTTTTTAGGGTATGCATCAATACTCTGCGACGAAAAGCTTCCTCCTATTATTGTGACAGCACATGGTTCCATTGGTCAGATGGAAAAAAACTCTCAAGAGCAACTTGGTGCAGGTGATATTGATTTTATCCGGTCACTTGAAAGTGAATCTCTCTTAAGAGCTGACGTCGCAACGGCCTATAGTCCATCGAATGCAAAAGAATGGACTAAGGCTTTGAGGCAAGAAATCACATTTGTTCCGCCACCTTTCATACTGCCAGGTCGATTAGAAAAACAATCATCCGGAAAAGAAATCAAAGGAATAGTGGTTGGTCGATTACAAGACTGGAAAGGCGCGATAGTTCTTGCTCAAGCACTCGAAAAATTACCCGATACTCTTCCCTTGAGTATCGATTGGATCGGCGCTGACACACAGTCCTCACCCAAAGGTGAATCCATGGCAAAATGGCTGGAAAGCGAATTCCCCAAGGTATGGGCCAGGCGTTTTAATTGGCTGGGACCCCTACCCCGCAACGAAGTTGCTCAAAGACAAAGTGAAGCAGACTTTGCACTGATTCCATCAAATTGGGACACACTCAATTTCACTGCTTTGGAGGCCATGAGCGCGGGAACTCCAGTCATTATATCAACCGCCGCTGGAGCAAGCTACCTTGTAGAAAGCGGGCACAATGGTTTTGTCTTTCCGGCTGGCGATGCAGATGCCTTAAACAAGATCCTGATGCAACTTACGAATGAGCCATCCACCTTGATCGATTGTGGAATCAAAGCCCGCTCAACAATGGAAGCTCAATTCAAGCCTGATGAAATAGTTCGACGCTACAGTGAGCTTGCAGAGAATGCAAAAGAAGCTGCCGCAAATCCACTTGCCTATCTTCGCAAAGGTGGAACCGCAACAGCCTTGAGTTCGATTATCGACACGCTCTCAAGTGGCAACGATTTACCCAAGCGCGGTGGCCGAGAGCTATTTTCGGCACTTACCCAAAAGCTCGGCAATCGCATCGGGTTCTAA
- a CDS encoding glycosyltransferase family 2 protein, with amino-acid sequence MNDSSSTPIVSVLMPVYNAEHYLKEAVESILAQTYKNFEFVIVDDGSTDRSLEVLNDFAKNDSRIKIISRPNTGIVGALNDGLKNCSGKYTARMDADDIAHIQRLEKQSNYLENNEDTIAVGSRVRMVDSEGDFIWDYQPPINNNEILEQLSTGNGGALIHPAAMFRSKALMTVNGYKEKWCHIEDLDLYLRLSELGAFHNLSDALLDYRQHFTSANATKAREQADLIAQRLAEEAVTNATSALRTKPTSQLDIRLQWTRWAIDIHNYAGFRKHARGILKTAPFSKHSCALLSMTIAHIFHRLTRLVTRGSSHQ; translated from the coding sequence ATGAATGATAGCAGTAGCACTCCTATTGTTTCGGTTCTTATGCCGGTATATAATGCTGAGCATTACCTCAAAGAAGCCGTGGAGAGTATCTTAGCTCAAACATATAAAAACTTCGAATTCGTGATTGTTGATGACGGCTCCACGGATCGCAGCTTAGAAGTTCTAAATGATTTTGCGAAAAATGATTCTCGCATAAAAATCATTTCCAGACCCAATACAGGTATTGTCGGAGCTTTGAATGACGGGCTGAAGAACTGCAGTGGAAAATACACAGCCAGAATGGATGCTGATGATATTGCCCATATCCAACGGCTTGAAAAACAAAGCAACTATCTCGAAAACAATGAAGACACTATAGCAGTTGGATCACGTGTTCGAATGGTAGACTCTGAAGGTGACTTCATTTGGGATTATCAACCTCCAATCAACAACAACGAAATACTTGAGCAATTAAGTACCGGCAACGGTGGTGCCTTGATTCATCCTGCCGCAATGTTTCGTAGCAAGGCTCTGATGACCGTTAATGGTTACAAAGAAAAATGGTGCCATATCGAAGATCTCGATCTTTATCTCAGACTGTCAGAGTTGGGAGCTTTCCATAATCTATCCGACGCTCTCTTAGATTACAGGCAGCATTTTACAAGTGCCAATGCTACCAAAGCCAGGGAACAAGCAGATCTCATAGCTCAGCGCTTAGCAGAAGAGGCGGTAACGAATGCAACGTCAGCCTTAAGAACAAAGCCAACTTCCCAGCTGGATATACGGTTACAATGGACTCGTTGGGCCATCGACATCCACAACTACGCAGGATTTCGAAAGCATGCACGCGGCATCTTGAAGACTGCGCCATTTTCAAAACATAGCTGTGCACTCCTAAGCATGACTATTGCACATATATTCCATCGACTCACTCGCTTGGTAACTAGAGGGAGTTCCCATCAATGA
- a CDS encoding glycosyltransferase: MKRLAVIICTYAPNMDFLTRTLDALNKQDLSTEKWRLVIVDNASPNPLSKDLLKPLIKRDFELITEAKPGLVFARLAGYEATDEEILVYVDDDNLLATDYLSKALEIAEQYPFLGAWSGNLVGEFEKEPTPDLIPYLDHLALREVKQEAWANFPNYNCSPWGAGMCLHRRVMTAYKKSMDSPHRSSLGVKGKSLARGEDTDIAYIACSIGLGIGVFPQLILTHIIPTNRLEKDYLRRIAEESTFANVMVSFLHGLPLPPTPTTLGRIKRLFSRLTQAGTFEHEIEEANIRGIKRALNAIKNSNSN; encoded by the coding sequence ATGAAGCGTCTTGCTGTTATCATCTGCACTTATGCTCCGAATATGGATTTCCTGACGCGGACGTTGGATGCCCTCAACAAACAAGATCTATCCACTGAAAAATGGCGCTTGGTCATTGTAGATAATGCATCTCCTAATCCTCTGTCCAAAGACTTATTGAAGCCACTCATCAAGCGCGATTTCGAACTCATAACAGAAGCAAAGCCGGGACTCGTTTTTGCAAGACTGGCTGGCTATGAGGCAACTGATGAAGAAATTCTTGTTTATGTTGATGACGATAATCTACTCGCTACAGATTATCTCTCCAAAGCGTTGGAGATTGCTGAGCAATATCCGTTCCTCGGTGCCTGGAGCGGGAATCTGGTCGGTGAATTTGAAAAAGAACCGACACCAGATCTCATTCCTTATCTTGATCATCTTGCCCTGCGAGAAGTGAAGCAAGAGGCATGGGCAAATTTCCCAAACTACAATTGTTCTCCATGGGGAGCAGGCATGTGCCTTCACCGTAGAGTTATGACTGCTTACAAAAAGAGCATGGACTCACCTCATCGTTCAAGCCTGGGCGTCAAAGGGAAATCTTTGGCACGTGGTGAAGATACAGACATTGCCTATATCGCTTGTTCCATTGGTCTTGGCATTGGTGTCTTTCCACAACTTATATTGACTCATATTATTCCTACGAATCGCCTTGAAAAAGATTATCTACGACGCATTGCAGAAGAATCTACATTTGCCAATGTCATGGTAAGTTTCTTACACGGACTTCCATTACCCCCTACGCCAACGACACTGGGCAGAATCAAACGCTTATTCAGTCGTCTGACTCAAGCTGGGACTTTTGAACACGAAATTGAAGAAGCGAACATCAGGGGCATTAAACGTGCTTTAAATGCGATTAAAAACAGTAATTCAAATTAA
- a CDS encoding FkbM family methyltransferase, which produces MFITKTIREFLEKKGYRVFNQENLPTGIDLALDLQRIPQTPDLQIIFDIGANEGQTVFAMRKQFPQAKIHAFEPVAETFSRLKENTKNLPDLITENIALGDTTRTQEIALHKNSHINSLRSIKPSNDNTKTESISVVTLDEYCSKNGIKKIDLLKIDTEGFEIEVCKGAAKTLKEATIPFILAEVDFRNERSGHTPYCELSQYLAPYGFKTHAFYDISHSPDDPRDINYCNVLFARNSS; this is translated from the coding sequence ATGTTTATTACAAAAACAATACGCGAATTCCTAGAAAAGAAAGGTTATCGGGTTTTTAATCAAGAAAACTTACCGACCGGGATCGATCTTGCACTTGATCTTCAACGAATCCCCCAGACACCTGATTTACAGATAATTTTTGATATTGGCGCGAATGAAGGACAAACCGTTTTCGCTATGCGAAAACAATTCCCCCAAGCAAAGATCCATGCTTTTGAGCCTGTAGCAGAAACCTTTTCCAGACTTAAGGAAAACACCAAAAATCTGCCTGATCTAATTACTGAAAACATTGCTCTTGGAGACACAACCAGAACGCAGGAAATCGCATTACATAAAAATAGTCATATCAATAGTTTACGCAGCATCAAACCTTCCAACGACAATACCAAAACAGAATCAATCAGTGTAGTAACTCTAGATGAATATTGCAGCAAGAATGGCATCAAAAAGATTGATCTCCTCAAAATTGATACCGAAGGATTTGAAATTGAAGTTTGCAAAGGTGCTGCCAAGACCCTGAAGGAAGCGACAATTCCTTTCATACTAGCCGAAGTCGACTTCAGGAATGAAAGGAGTGGGCATACGCCTTACTGTGAGCTAAGTCAGTATCTTGCGCCATATGGCTTTAAGACACATGCATTTTACGATATCAGCCATTCTCCCGATGATCCACGAGACATCAATTATTGTAACGTCCTCTTCGCCCGAAATAGCTCATAA
- a CDS encoding glycosyltransferase family 61 protein produces MDIKRTLPANYRKEDEALFREHLSYALPQTGPIHFHNTLASGMSYLVQGIRLLPESFPDTLESSEWKWEWNAHAKIGTRIRTLLNIWRHRTGKSISEPAIWFTDTWSLSYYFWFIETLPRLCSVESLWRKGNPVFLPERFLDVEFVRDSIERFNIPRLETIPATQSLLFKDLVIPKRTAGIHHTHPTYLTRAAEILRGENPPQPKRKIHISRKKARMRKFVNQEEVDAVFDKFDYETVNMEDLSWNEQAQLMIEARVLASIHGAGLANMVLMQPGSLVLEMRMKGPFNSSYFNMASACKHPYFYMTCEPAHEGVHEQQNDFIIDINELGKTLEQIESY; encoded by the coding sequence ATGGACATAAAAAGAACATTACCAGCGAATTACCGTAAAGAAGACGAAGCTTTGTTTCGTGAGCACTTAAGCTACGCATTACCTCAAACCGGACCGATTCATTTTCACAATACTCTGGCTTCTGGCATGAGCTATCTAGTTCAAGGCATACGCTTACTTCCTGAATCCTTTCCTGATACACTGGAATCCTCGGAATGGAAATGGGAATGGAATGCACATGCGAAAATTGGTACTCGAATAAGAACTCTCCTGAATATCTGGCGCCATCGTACAGGCAAAAGCATTTCGGAACCCGCGATTTGGTTTACCGACACGTGGTCCCTCAGTTACTATTTTTGGTTTATCGAAACCCTTCCGCGTTTATGCTCTGTTGAATCGCTTTGGCGAAAAGGTAATCCAGTTTTTTTACCTGAGCGCTTTTTGGACGTCGAGTTCGTCCGTGATAGCATTGAAAGATTCAACATACCTCGCCTCGAAACAATTCCAGCTACACAAAGTCTACTTTTCAAAGATCTGGTCATTCCCAAAAGAACAGCTGGGATACATCACACGCATCCGACTTATCTCACTCGAGCAGCTGAAATCCTGCGAGGGGAAAACCCACCGCAACCAAAGCGAAAAATCCATATCAGCCGCAAAAAAGCTCGAATGCGAAAATTTGTTAATCAAGAGGAAGTGGATGCAGTCTTCGACAAGTTTGATTACGAAACAGTGAACATGGAGGATCTATCGTGGAATGAGCAAGCTCAACTGATGATAGAGGCTCGTGTCCTTGCCTCTATTCACGGAGCAGGACTGGCTAACATGGTGCTAATGCAGCCGGGAAGCCTGGTATTGGAAATGCGTATGAAGGGGCCGTTCAATAGTAGTTACTTCAATATGGCTAGCGCATGTAAGCACCCGTATTTCTATATGACCTGCGAACCTGCACATGAGGGAGTTCATGAGCAGCAAAATGATTTCATTATCGATATAAATGAGTTAGGCAAAACTCTCGAGCAAATCGAATCCTACTAG
- a CDS encoding glycosyltransferase: protein MKPILSIITPVLNAEHFIVGCLENVASQNRKDIEHLVIDGGSTDNTRSFTLAFAETTEHTVRLIDGEGTSQSEALNLGINEAQSDILGILNADDFYEAGVIERVIQRFNKVKKKCSFLCANCNVLNQKDEVTSVNRPSKMKLSDLLAGRPYPWNPAAYFYHKLLHEKVGPYDNMDPLTMDIDFILRAVQHAHVVYFDETWGNFRYIPGAKTFQQGDAILDKVDSVRKRYLDSASMRVKSAARCKQLIDKLSHKAGRKFGRT from the coding sequence TTGAAACCCATTTTATCCATCATCACACCAGTTCTAAATGCCGAGCATTTCATTGTCGGATGTCTTGAGAACGTTGCATCTCAAAATCGCAAAGATATTGAACATCTCGTCATTGATGGAGGATCTACTGACAATACTCGATCATTCACATTGGCATTTGCGGAAACTACGGAACATACCGTACGCCTAATAGACGGAGAGGGCACCAGTCAAAGTGAAGCATTAAACCTTGGCATTAATGAAGCCCAATCAGATATACTTGGTATCCTAAACGCTGATGATTTCTATGAGGCAGGAGTAATTGAGCGTGTAATACAACGCTTCAATAAAGTTAAAAAAAAATGCTCATTTCTATGTGCTAATTGCAATGTCCTGAATCAGAAAGATGAGGTTACTTCTGTAAATAGACCTTCGAAAATGAAGCTTAGTGACCTCTTGGCTGGTCGCCCCTATCCCTGGAATCCGGCCGCCTACTTCTACCATAAGCTATTACATGAGAAAGTCGGCCCTTACGATAACATGGACCCATTGACGATGGACATTGATTTCATCCTCCGAGCAGTTCAGCATGCACATGTTGTCTATTTTGACGAAACATGGGGCAACTTCCGTTACATCCCAGGTGCAAAAACTTTTCAGCAAGGCGATGCCATTCTCGATAAAGTCGATAGTGTCCGAAAACGTTATTTAGACAGTGCCAGTATGAGAGTCAAAAGTGCCGCTCGGTGTAAGCAATTGATAGATAAACTTTCACACAAAGCAGGAAGAAAATTCGGAAGAACCTGA
- a CDS encoding glycosyltransferase: protein MVESDTNLGLSIIVCCHNSAKRLPETLTHLSHQDITEDWEVIVIDNASSDNTSEIAETFADRLPLRVVPEPLPGLSHARHRGFTESSFGVLGFIDDDNHVQADWARLLLNNFKERREIGACGGPIVEKCEVKPPEWFENFKGNYTIWAPLDTAGYMNSPLCGAGLGIRKQAIEQLLAKGFKSMLSDRKGANLSSGGDFELGYALLLTGWKLYYDPALMLEHFIPKERLVWDYLCRLNYGFGMQSVILDIYKALAGNSPMPNWSNEVSRTRLARWRQLPSHIITSLGGKEGSPGEILWQSQSGRLWALLQCKHDYSGMVETVRGLRKN, encoded by the coding sequence ATGGTGGAAAGTGATACGAACTTGGGTTTAAGCATCATTGTCTGTTGTCATAACAGTGCCAAACGGTTACCCGAGACACTAACTCACCTTTCCCATCAGGACATTACAGAGGATTGGGAAGTTATTGTGATAGACAACGCGTCCAGTGATAACACTTCAGAAATCGCAGAAACCTTTGCCGATCGTTTACCTCTCCGCGTTGTGCCTGAACCGCTCCCTGGGCTTTCTCATGCACGTCATCGTGGTTTTACCGAATCGAGTTTCGGGGTATTGGGATTCATCGATGATGACAATCACGTGCAAGCAGATTGGGCACGACTTCTCTTAAACAACTTCAAAGAGCGAAGAGAAATTGGTGCCTGTGGTGGTCCAATCGTGGAAAAATGTGAAGTAAAACCACCTGAATGGTTTGAGAATTTCAAAGGCAATTACACCATATGGGCACCTCTTGATACGGCAGGTTATATGAACAGCCCGCTCTGCGGGGCAGGTCTTGGGATTCGAAAACAGGCAATCGAACAACTACTCGCTAAGGGGTTCAAATCAATGCTCAGTGATCGCAAAGGTGCAAATCTAAGCTCAGGTGGTGACTTCGAACTAGGCTATGCCTTGCTTCTTACTGGTTGGAAGCTCTACTATGATCCAGCACTTATGCTGGAGCATTTCATCCCAAAAGAACGCCTTGTTTGGGATTACCTTTGTCGACTTAACTATGGATTTGGCATGCAATCAGTCATCTTGGATATCTACAAAGCCTTGGCTGGTAACAGTCCTATGCCCAATTGGAGTAACGAAGTGAGTCGAACTCGGCTTGCTCGGTGGCGTCAACTGCCATCGCACATCATTACGAGCCTTGGTGGCAAAGAAGGTTCACCTGGAGAGATCCTTTGGCAATCCCAGTCCGGACGACTTTGGGCGCTATTGCAATGTAAACATGATTATTCAGGAATGGTTGAGACAGTAAGAGGACTGCGAAAAAACTGA
- a CDS encoding methyltransferase domain-containing protein yields the protein MPRVSCVVFAAKHIDPQWIRGKSVIDVGACDFNGSIRPLIEQWGCASYLGVDMISGRGVDKVINADNLIDEFGENSFDVVLSLEMMEHSRNWQASLHNMKRICKPDGLLIITAPSKGYMYHGYPTDFWRYQPEDFTKILSDFDVIATEYDDAGPGAFVAARKPTDFQEKDLEYYELFSVVTGTHIFKVKEEHFQCKYFKKTVLKMKIKGGLEQTYRKLGRILTKLLGIK from the coding sequence ATGCCTAGAGTCAGTTGTGTCGTTTTTGCAGCCAAGCATATAGATCCTCAATGGATTAGAGGTAAATCCGTCATCGACGTAGGAGCATGCGATTTCAACGGCTCAATCCGCCCATTAATAGAGCAATGGGGATGTGCCTCATATCTCGGGGTTGATATGATCTCAGGTCGAGGAGTCGACAAAGTAATCAATGCTGACAATCTTATCGATGAGTTCGGCGAAAACTCATTCGATGTAGTCCTTTCTTTGGAAATGATGGAGCACTCACGAAACTGGCAAGCTTCGCTGCATAACATGAAGCGCATCTGTAAGCCTGACGGTCTCCTAATCATCACAGCGCCATCCAAAGGTTACATGTATCATGGCTATCCGACAGACTTTTGGCGCTACCAACCTGAGGATTTTACTAAGATTCTCAGCGATTTTGATGTTATCGCCACTGAGTATGATGATGCCGGCCCTGGTGCATTTGTAGCAGCTCGAAAACCAACTGATTTCCAAGAGAAGGATTTGGAGTACTATGAACTTTTCAGTGTCGTCACTGGCACTCATATATTCAAAGTTAAGGAAGAGCACTTCCAATGTAAATATTTCAAGAAAACCGTTCTTAAAATGAAGATTAAAGGCGGTCTTGAACAAACTTACCGCAAACTTGGTCGCATTTTGACCAAGCTACTTGGCATCAAATAA